In the genome of Actinomycetota bacterium, one region contains:
- a CDS encoding lycopene cyclase domain-containing protein produces MTYTQIALVAVLLAALNDLYVFRTRLLTRRIFWMSYAIIFFFQLVSNGVLTGLRIVRYSGEMIIGASTPIDNAPPIIGHGRLIYAPVEDLMFGFSLVLLSLTLWVWLGRRGVQREPKAGPPRFSQSNIKK; encoded by the coding sequence ATGACTTATACGCAGATCGCACTGGTTGCGGTACTTTTAGCTGCGCTCAATGATCTGTATGTGTTCCGCACAAGGTTGCTCACCCGTCGAATTTTCTGGATGTCATATGCGATTATTTTCTTTTTTCAATTGGTCTCAAATGGTGTACTGACTGGACTGCGCATTGTGCGCTACAGCGGGGAAATGATTATCGGCGCAAGCACGCCAATAGATAATGCCCCGCCAATCATCGGACATGGTCGATTGATTTACGCGCCCGTTGAGGATTTAATGTTCGGGTTTTCCTTAGTCTTACTGTCATTAACTTTGTGGGTTTGGCTCGGCCGCAGAGGAGTCCAGCGCGAACCCAAAGCTGGTCCGCCTAGATTTTCACAAAGCAATATCAAGAAATGA
- a CDS encoding lycopene cyclase domain-containing protein, translating into MRQFAYLGVLATCLLGTASLEIFLRTRVYRRWQRLVLTLVPVVFTFTLWDVYAISRAHWSFAPQYVTGIIAIANVPLEEICFFIAIPICSILTLEAVRSMKNWSVGDESETGTGDTK; encoded by the coding sequence ATGCGACAGTTCGCTTATCTAGGTGTCTTGGCAACATGCTTACTTGGCACCGCATCACTTGAGATTTTTCTGCGAACCCGGGTTTATCGTCGCTGGCAGCGACTCGTGCTCACACTGGTTCCCGTTGTTTTCACATTTACCCTTTGGGATGTTTACGCCATCTCTAGAGCACATTGGAGTTTCGCACCTCAATACGTAACAGGGATTATCGCAATCGCCAATGTGCCACTAGAGGAAATCTGCTTTTTCATCGCAATTCCCATTTGTTCAATTCTGACTTTGGAAGCTGTTCGAAGTATGAAGAACTGGTCAGTGGGCGATGAGTCGGAAACAGGTACTGGTGATACGAAATGA
- a CDS encoding phytoene/squalene synthase family protein: MSNRDLTAAGITDPELRASYELCRQLNAAHGKTYYLATLLLPPEKRPYVHALYGFARYADEIVDDLASTLTNEQKAQALKTWGDNFLAQYESGQTDDAVCKAVLDTVRRWNIPREHFEAFLHSMTMDLTIGTYQTYEDLHEYVYGSAAVIGLQMVPILEPSDQQAYEHAMQLGIAFQLANFIRDVNEDLDRGRIYLPLAELAQFGVTPEILNQRVATPEVKAALKFQIARVRDLEEKSRAGIQMLNPAAQPCIETARILYCGIVEAVEAIDYEVFKKRAKVSLARRLQVAVPAWWKARRLWRSTSQQQKPNQSDDPDGDFVVIIS; the protein is encoded by the coding sequence GTGAGCAACCGCGATTTAACGGCAGCAGGGATAACTGATCCAGAACTTCGGGCTAGTTACGAACTTTGTCGACAGCTAAATGCGGCACATGGTAAGACCTATTACTTGGCTACTCTCTTGTTGCCACCCGAAAAACGGCCTTATGTTCACGCACTTTACGGATTTGCTCGCTATGCCGATGAAATCGTTGATGACCTTGCCTCGACCCTGACTAATGAGCAAAAGGCACAGGCGCTCAAAACCTGGGGCGATAACTTCCTAGCACAGTATGAATCCGGTCAAACCGATGATGCTGTTTGCAAAGCCGTGCTAGACACAGTTCGTCGCTGGAACATCCCACGCGAACATTTCGAAGCGTTCTTGCATTCAATGACCATGGACCTAACGATTGGCACTTACCAGACCTACGAGGATCTGCACGAGTATGTTTATGGCTCAGCGGCGGTAATTGGGTTGCAGATGGTGCCGATTTTGGAACCATCAGACCAACAGGCATACGAACATGCGATGCAACTGGGAATTGCCTTCCAGTTGGCAAACTTCATTCGCGATGTTAACGAGGACTTAGATCGTGGCCGGATCTATCTGCCATTAGCTGAATTAGCACAGTTCGGTGTTACTCCGGAAATTCTAAATCAGCGTGTGGCAACCCCAGAAGTAAAGGCAGCTTTAAAGTTTCAAATTGCCCGAGTGCGCGATCTTGAAGAAAAATCGCGTGCTGGTATTCAAATGCTGAATCCTGCTGCTCAGCCCTGTATCGAAACTGCGCGAATTCTCTATTGCGGGATAGTGGAAGCCGTCGAAGCAATCGATTACGAGGTGTTCAAAAAGCGCGCTAAGGTCTCACTGGCTCGCAGATTGCAAGTCGCTGTGCCTGCTTGGTGGAAAGCGCGCCGGCTTTGGCGGAGTACGAGCCAACAACAAAAGCCAAATCAGTCTGATGATCCAGACGGTGATTTTGTGGTTATCATTTCTTGA